The Daphnia magna isolate NIES linkage group LG6, ASM2063170v1.1, whole genome shotgun sequence genome segment TTAAgtttaaaatgaaattctgAACGATCCTAAATTACCTATATATATGGCTGCGCAGGTCCCAAGTAGAGAAAGGACACTAAGTGCTCTTTCTTGGACGAACTGCCACACGGAAGTTAATACGTTTACCCATGTTGCGTCGGGTACGCACTGAACGTGGTCACCGAATAATTTAACTTTCACCGGGATTTCTACTTGTTGTCCTGACAAAGGGCTCCGAATTGTGATGGATAAAGACGTTCTACTGTTTTCGCTTAGATACCCTGGGTTGAACCGAACAGGTATCTTGATACTCGTTGGCGACGGGTGTTGAGGACCGTAAATGCTTAAAGCAGAACTATCACTACTAATGAACTCCAATTGCTATAAGCGAATCGAAATAAAAAGGTCATCAtttgctaaaaaaaacaataatttctGAGGAATTTACCTTTAGAACATTCGATTTCCCCGTTACAATAAGATGTGAGGCAGGCTGGAGATCACTAACATGGACTTCTGGTGTCTGAACAAACACGGCAGGATAGAAAGGCATCTTCATTTGAGCAACAACATTAGAAAACCGAGCTTTTAGCACAACATCAGTGTCCAATGTGCTACTCGCTACAGTTGGGTTTCCTACTGCTTTAACAACACACTGATAGAATCCCGTTTTGGGATCAAATTCGGCTTTAGAAATGAAAATATCCTCGATATTGATTTCACTTTCAATATCAAATGAAACTGAACAAGTGAGAAGTGGTGTACGAGAACGCGTAAAACGAGTCACAGCCTCAATGCTACAATTGTTTCCGACGAGACTGCTACCAGCCAGACGTAGACTCAGGGCGAAAAACTGACCAGCCCGCCGTGCATCAGTAATAGCCTTTTCCGACGTTTCTTCGAAACGTAGCGAAGAAATAGGGACTGTTGTCACTTCGGTTGATGTGCTTTGTTTTTCAGAAATGCTGTAAGTCACTTCACTCGTTCCCGTTCCAACCACTATCGCCACTCCTGTTTCCGAGTCTATGTCAATCATTTTAACGTCTGCTGACCACTTGCTACGTCCTCCACTCAATGGCAGTACATAGGTTGAAAAACACACCACATCTCCTAATACGAGGTCAGCctattttcaaagaaaaaaaaaaaaaaatgtttaatgtGGCGTTCGTAGCAAGCCGGAAGTTTGAAATGTAAATATTCTTACTTGCTGAGGTTGGAGCACGTCGGCCACATCGAATCGAAGATAGTCTTTAAGCCCTGGATTTAATTCATCGGATAAATGCAAAATAGTTTGGCCAACTTTGTCAGCATGTACAATCAATGTCGCATTGTCTGGGTCGTACGAGAGGcgaatcaaatcaaatcgGCTAGGACGAAACGTTAGCTGATTGCGTACGCCATGGAAAGAGCGTCCAAGAGCATCTCTGTAGCTTAGACGAAGCTCCAAGTCAAACCCTCGTGGTATGTCGGACAGATGAGTTGTCGGTGCCAAATTCAAGAGTGGAGCGGCCGTCAACATTATGTAAGATACAGAGCGAACCTAAAAATCCAACAAGAAACACGATTGAAAATTGTATATGAAACAAAACGTAATAGTTAATCACCTCCACTAGCGTGCTTAAAGACTGTGCTACTCCGTAATTGTTAACAGCCGTTGTAATGAGTGACGAATGGCCCAAAGAACGACCTGATCGAATATTTCCTTTGCTATCTGAATGGATTATGTCATTCGATCCTCCTACTGTATACTCAATGGAAGCCGCCGAATCCAGATTGGTCCTCAAATTGAGTTCGGTACTTGGCATCATAACAATCACGTCACCAGTCGTAGGGTAGGGGTTAATAAGCTGTAGTGACTCatagacttgaatcgaaatTTCATCTGTCAGTTCTGCATGTTGCAGCTGACCAGAAGATGGCCGGGAAGAAACTTTAACCTTCAAAGTTGTGTGGCCCGGCTGTAACGCCCTAAAACGTGACGCAAAGTAACTGCCAGTTGACAAAGGATTCAAGCCGCTATGTTGGTAAGGACTTGAAACTTGGCCCGATTGGTGATCGGTCAAAAGCCATTCAACTACAAGAGGAGGATTGCAGGTTCCAAAGGCAAACGGTATTTCAAAGTCATCAAGACCCGTAAGGTACACAGGCATTTCAGTGCCCTGTCGTAAACGAGTTAGTGGAGCCACAATGCGGATCCCTGACAGACGTACTACATGGACATCCACCTGGTCTTGTGAATAGATTCGTGGTTTTCCTGTTTGCCGATCAATACCCACTGCCCGAGCAAACAGTTTGGTGCGTCCAAGTTGAATCGCatcaacaattccatttgAAGTGCATGTTGCGGTTTGTTCATTTTCAAGAGTATACTCGACTACAGCGTCTGGCTGTGGTCCACCGGAACtcacctaaaaaaaaaaaaaagtcagtaATGCTATATCGATTATAGACGAAATTATACTAACCACTTGCATTGTAGCTCCCAAAACAAGTGTGACGTTCCGAGGACTCAGTTTCAACGGAGCAAACACTTGGACATTTACGACAGAACTGTGAACGGCAGCCGAGCTGAAAGCAACAGTAGTTTCACCTAATGCCACCCCCTCCAGTGTGTGATGTAAACCTTCACTGGCTTTGACACGAACAATGGAAGATCCTAGTTGGGGTTGCAGTTTCACAAAATGTAACACATTTGCTCCCAAGGGGTGACCTAACGTATCAAACAACTGTACGTTCATCGGGACACTGTTGCCCTGCTCAATTTTGTCGGACACTTGCAACTCGATACGCGAAATGCCCACAACCTGTTACAATCGAGTTTGGAATTCAGAAATATTTCAAAGGAATTTTCAGGTGAACATGAAAATAATTACCTGAATCGTGGTAGTAGCAGGTTGACGCGTCCACAAACATTGGTCAGTCACTGTTATTCTCAATTCGCCGTTCATTAAAGGAGATACCTAATGCACCGAATCGGTTATTTAATACATTCTAGAATTAAGGCATTTAAAGTCCTTTACCAAAACGGATCGGTTCACAGCATTGTAATCCACGTGAGCAATATGTTTGGGTTCATAATCCAAATGAAAGCTTCCAGATCCATCGGTCAAATACAGCAACATCTATAAAACAAAGTGCAATAAGCAGGAGAGGAAAAGAAAGTTGAAAGAATGCATGAACTTGACATAAAAGTTGGTGACCATTATaaactatttttctttgttttgaacatttttacttgaaatCTATTATGAAAAAGAACATCGCATGCCAGCccatttaagaaaaattacCCTTAACCTTCAAGAGAATTACTTCAACCAAAAGGGCAGGTAAAGTATTTCCAGTCAGTCTAACTGGTAAAAGGCATGCAcaattggggaaaaaaaactataatgtaATACGAAGTTAAAGAATGTAATAGAATGTGTGCTGATTTAATAACGTTATGCAGCAACATCCTGCAACAAGGTCAAACAAAGCAAGTCGTTATACTATCAATGAAAAACTAAACATTCCGAAAATTAATTAGCATGTCCCAATAAACCAGAAAtggttaagaaaaaaagaatacctTATTTTTGGGATGGTTGTAAAGCGATTCTCCGACAGAAGCTATTTTCACATCTTCAACAAGAATCAAATCAATCGTGCTAGTTAGCGTTTCGCTGacttcctcttcttcgtctAATGAGGTTTGGGATGAAGCTTGAATCAGCAAAGGCTGGGCGATTAAATTCAACATTCGCAGCACTTCCGGCTTGTATCCAACAATTCGGACCGTCACATCCAGTGGTCCAGTTTTACCAATAGGCTTCAACATACGATAGCCTAGGCAAGATATAATTGAACTACACTGAGAACCAACTGCGATTTATACGAACTTACTCCGCCCGAACGTTGGGTACCCATTTGCTTCTTCGGTATCAACCAAGAGTCCTTCCTTATTAAGTTGTCCTAGTTCCGTACGTGACAGAGTCCATTCTAATTCTACGCTGGAATAATTGTCTAATTTGCGACCCTTTTCATCTTTTACCACTGttattaattttaaatcaAGATAAGATTGCGTGGCTACTCTTTGAGTAGTGGTGTCGATTGTGCATGGAACTCTAGTTTCGTCTGGAAATCGTATTTCGGGcatcaaataaattttaccAGGATGTGCACAAGAAACCTAGAAATTATAAATGATTATGTTCACTAACAACatccaaaaaattaaaatcttgTGTACGATGTACCTCAATTTGTATCGAAGCTTGCACTGGATACATGTTAGAAGCAGAGGCAATGTTTCCAACACGATATACGATTTCCGTATCGCCACTTTGACGACAGAATACTTCCACTTGAAAGACGTCTTTGTGAATATGCCTACTGTCTGTAACGGCTTGCAACTGACCGACAGAGGCAACCGTTTCATTCTTGACGCCAACTGTTTTAAAAAGTGATGTGCAATCAACAaacttttaaataaaattaatcaGAAAAACATACTTTTACGGTAATGGCCTGATGGTTTGTTTATCCAAGGTAAAGGTCCACCTTCAAAAACAATCAGTCGAGAAGATCCCAATGCTAAcacagttttttctttaaccgGTTCTAAAAGGCGGAGTTTCCGAAAAGACGCCAAAATTGTGCTATCCTTCACGGCCATATTGTCGCCAGAAAATGTGAGAGCCAATTTCGTTACTGATATGCCCGAAGCGTGGACGGGAATTGATCGGCAGCCCTTAATTTTTGGGGTATCTTTGACCAAAGGGCCAATTTGGAAATTCTTCTTATCACTTAACTCAATTCCAATAGAAACGTCCGAGCAGTCATTGAATGCAATTTCCTCTCCGTTAGGCAATCGGGTCATCATGGCCACGGGTACATTGATGGAACTACCTTCTTCAATTTCGACTATGTGATTCAAAATGCTCATATTGAAGGGAGGAAGAACATAGAGCTGCAAAAAGAATATAATTAATCGGGACTGTTCGGCAAACTTTACAACCAATACGTACAGCAGCATCGCCACGCAAATGCGGATATTTCGGAATATTGGCCGAAATATTACACCAACCCTGGCCTACAGTTTTGGCTAGACCAGCTTGTGAAACTGCTGCAAATGATGTGTTGGACGAGGAGAAATGGTGCGATGATACACCTCCAGCAGCCTTATACTTGATCTCATGTCGGGGTTGTGTTATTGGATCCCAAGCAAGTACTTGTATAGGAGGAGTTACGGTTATGCTCTCAAAAATCTCCAGGTCGGCACTGGTCTTTAATGTCGGATTTAATTCAAGCTCAGTGCCATCCATCAGCTTGATGGAACGTAAAGACGCTTTAACCTATAAACCACGAATAAAATACATTAGGGTTAGCttaaattcatgttttcttttcgtcacCTTATGTACTCCAAGTAGGGAAGCTTTGCCAGAATGGTAAGTGCCATTTTTAGTAGCTTTGTCCACGGTGAAGGATTGCGGAACATTGACATTTACAGAGAGATCGTCGTTCGGCTGAATCAAATTGCCATGTTCATCAAACAATTCCACCTAATACGTTgtaaggaagaaaaaaaaaactgctagACATTCGATAAGAGTAAAGTAATATCAAAAATATTTACGAAAATTGCGTGATTTCTGCCAAGAAACGTTGCCCAGCTTCGCTCAGGCAACAGCGCTAATGAAAGACGATGCGGGTGAACGACATTGACAATCACGTACGGGGCGTGGCTGACATCGGGATCCTTCATGTTCCTGTCACGTAAGCGGACGTGAGTAGATCCAAGTCCCAAAGCCTGTCGTTAAAAATAATGCAACATAATGGCTTCTAATCAAATGCATTCGAATAAGctggtgtgtgtgtatctttACCCGTATGGAGCCGGTATTATCGACGGTGGCGCTCACTTTAGGGTCATCGGCCTCAAGAAAATATTGTGACGAAGGTAAAGAAATTACTTCCGCTTTTCCTTGTCGAATTTGACTCAAGCGTAAAGGTACGATAGTTCCCGGAAGAAGATAAAGTTCGGGAGGATCAAGCACTAGGTTTGCGACCACTACAATGTTCACATCCACAGTAGGGACATTCTGCATCAAGACACGGgcatttttcgttttaactATTCGTTAGAGAAcgtataaaataaaatattctttACTTTGAAAATTTCATCTTCAAGCCGAACCGAAACTTTGGCGGAACCCGTACGTAAACCTTCAATCAGAATAACGTGGCCCTGGTAGCCAAGTGTCTCGAGGGCAGCAATAGACGGTTTTACTTCGTATGAAGAATCGGAAAATTGTACCCAACGCAGCACAGGTTCATTTCCCGTTTCAGGATCCGTAGAATGACCTTCGAACGTCCATCGGAATACTAGACCGTCCACGCTAGAAAATTCATTTCCTATGTACAATaatgtatatatttatttttatttttcatttttgagaAGGTAACAATACCTTGGTCGTCCGACGCCCTAGCATAGAACTCTTCAGGAGCGTCTTCTATGAAAAGTTCACGAGTTTTCATTGCAATTTGAATAGTACGGATGTGATTGAGAATGACATCACAGCGAAGAAGTTCTCCGGTATCTAGCAGCAACAAATATCGACAAAAGTGAATCAGAAAAATCACTTCGAACTATTTCAACATAACGGTCACTGACTTATCTCTTGGGCCAACACAATTGCAGATGTTTTATGAGATGAAGTTCCTGCAGAGGTAACGACAGCATTCCTTGAACATCCGGTATCGTCAAGGAGTGGGATGATTTTTATTGCTTCTGGCCGTGAGGAAGACCTAATCCAAGGAAGAAACATTGTGTAATAAATAAAGTAGAAAAGAATATACTAGCTACTATAACTGCTTCCGGTACAGAGATACTGTATTAAGACAATACTACATTAtgtttctaaatttcaaaCGAAATTTTCCTTTTACCAGTAGCATAGCGCTTGGTTTTCCTTATTGCACTACCACCCCTTGTCGCACTTCACTAATTAATTTGTGCTTCCTCCCGTAACGTAATCAACATGTCGACCAGTAATAATTCATCCAATGATTCCGTTTTGAATAATTATTTGGGGTTGACAACGGATGCACTTTCTTTTACAGCTAAGCAAATTTCGAAGGACAAATAGTTATTCAACTTAAGGAACTGTTTCAACATCACTCTATGCCATATTAGAAACATAGAGAAAACTTGactttgattaaaaaaataatgaaacaaactATAAAGATGCTCTTAGAAAGAATAAACAAGATTGTTGGTGTGTTTTAGAATGCATACAATACCATGCATAAAGATATAAAACTTTTGATTGGTCAAGTGAAATGTTGTGACAAAATATGAtcaaatttctttaaaagtaTTTTCTCTTGCCCATTGCAATCGCTACATTAGAATAAATAACATAGTACATTATTAtaggtaataaaaaaaagtaaaatcaaACAGGCATATAGATAACCCCACTTCTAACTTCACAAGCAGTTACGAAAGATGGCATCATTActatacaaagaaaaaagtagaGAAACAACGATTAAATTTTAGAATACCTCAAACTAAACTTTCATTTGGGTACCATAGTTAGGCTAGAAACTGAATCATTATATGATTCACTTGTTTGCAATGTAGACAATCAAATACGAGAAAGTGTCCTGTCTTGGAAGACAAATGCATATTCAAGAGCTCATAACCAGTGAAAGAAATTTTCTAACCCTGCATCAAATGTCCAATCAAGGTTCAAATAAAAGTATTGCTGAACGTAAACATGTAAGAATTACCCATGTAAACTTACCACGTGTAGCAACCCCCGTCAGACACTTCTAGCGTGAAATTTACCGGTGTTTTAGTAGAGATTGGTAATAGGACACGGGGTACGTTTAGTTTAGACGGTGCAGCGAGGGCTGCGAAAAGCAGCAATAGAAAAGTCCGAATCATTGTGACAATTCGTAACTCATAAGAACACACAAAcgttttaaaatttcaaacttCAATTCCGATACAATGTATTGTGAATTCTGCTATCTGTGTTTTTGTGGCGCTGTTTGCTCGAGAGCTGGATATTTCAGGCCAGCCGCACTACCACAACCGTCTCGACTGCCGCGACCCCATGAATTCCCATTCCTCAAGTTGAAAACAGGACAAGGCAGCGACACCTTACAGCAATACGGGAACTACAACTTCTGAGACGATTTTCAGCATTTATTTATGCCGAATTTTCGACTTGCAGCGAATGgggaaaaatctatttcaaaaaggaaaactaaaTGTAATAAAATGTCAGGCATAGCCTTGAATTTCGGCATCGTACTTCAATTCAACGTCGTTAATCAAGAACTCGATTATCGTTATCATTTTCTTTACTTACAAAGGCTTCCaaatttcaactgtttctctttttattcgtTATGTCCTAGTGACTTGTCCGCTTTTCCGGTCGGAAGCTATGCTATTTTTGTCCTTCAGTAGACGTCGACTGTATTAGCTCTTCGTCGAATGCTCTGCTGTCTTAGTAGAATAGATTCAATGACCccagaaaacgaagaacttGCAGAAATCATGTTGGCAAACACATGTAGCTCCACATTTTGAAGCTTTGATCCCATTTTCTTCTGGGTTTTAGGTGGACAAGTCAAAGAGCTTTTCAAGTTTGTTGCACAAAGGAATAAGAGAGCAATTGGAAACTGGTTTGAAATAAGGAGTATACCTTTGTTATGACATTTCTTTACTAGAGATATTTATTCTGTATTAAAAATCATCAGTGGCAATTGCAACTAGCGAAGCAATCTGCCAGTCACCCCCCGCCCCCAACTGAAGATGGTAAAAAGGAATGACACGACGACGTGTTACACTATTCAGCTGTGCCGCGGTAAAAAAAGCCGCATTCCAGAAGAGGCAATGACATCTGTGGTAGGGGATTAGATTCCTAGTTAAAAGTAGATTTGCAAAGGACAAAATCACAGTTTGTAGCCCAATAATGGAGTGATGACAGTTGAAAACTAGCCATTTTATTTGGAAATCACGCATATGGCAGTAATTCAAATGCATCCGATGCACAATTTTAATAGTCTATAATTATAGTTAATTCTTCAAAATGACCCAGGCTGCTAAGAAATTTACAAATTctaatcaataaaaatacgGAAGGCTATTTTCCTTAGGAATCGTGCCATACATGCAGCCAGATGTTCAGATCAAATGACCGAATTGCAAGACATTAtcattgaagaagaaaacaatctTAACCACAGGATGCATAATAAAGAGGCAAATGAAGACGTAAATGTTCAAATTTTTAGGTCACGTATCTCGCAAAAATATTTGAGAGAACTGTAAGGACAATTTGAGTTGTCTTTACAGGATTTGATCATGAATTGATCATGACTTCAAGCTCATCCGCGTCATCCTGACGAGAAGTAGAGCAGATCGTTAACTATTTTCTCATAAATTGCCAATTTATGGCACCATAGCATAGAACTATTAAGCACGAAAATGTTATGCATACCATGAAAGGGATTTCTTCGGATGTACTAAGAGCTTCAGAAGGTATTTCTGGTTTCTGATCCATCTTTTCATCCAATTTAAACTAAACAGTTCAGAAAAGATTAGAAATGATGAAAATACCCAGAAAATATTATTCAACTTTTGTTTTACCAGTGTAAAATTCATTTGTTCCAGACTTTCTTTCACCGGATTATTCTGATCAAGCTCAAAGAGTTTCAGCAAATCACCAGCAAGCTTCACAGACATTCATTCGGTTTCAAAGTGAAAACGTTCAAAATTTACATGGAATCATCAAAATAggacacaaacaaaaataatacctCAACGTGGTTTTCGAATAGCCCGATAATGTCAAAATCGTCATCGTCTTCTCCAAAGGGATTGACAGCAACTTCTCCCAGTTTCAGCCAAGACAAGTAAGCCAGATACTAATCAAAATAGACCATATTATCGGTTATACCTACATCTGAATTACCGTAATcttcatttaaaacaaatcaatttgaaaatgaCCTGCATTGCTGGCAATATAGGGAGATAGCAATCAATAACAAGAAGTTTGGTCGGAAAATCGACAAACTGCTTGCCCATG includes the following:
- the LOC116924796 gene encoding nuclear pore membrane glycoprotein 210, whose translation is MIRTFLLLLFAALAAPSKLNVPRVLLPISTKTPVNFTLEVSDGGCYTWSSSRPEAIKIIPLLDDTGCSRNAVVTSAGTSSHKTSAIVLAQEINTGELLRCDVILNHIRTIQIAMKTRELFIEDAPEEFYARASDDQGNEFSSVDGLVFRWTFEGHSTDPETGNEPVLRWVQFSDSSYEVKPSIAALETLGYQGHVILIEGLRTGSAKVSVRLEDEIFKNVPTVDVNIVVVANLVLDPPELYLLPGTIVPLRLSQIRQGKAEVISLPSSQYFLEADDPKVSATVDNTGSIRALGLGSTHVRLRDRNMKDPDVSHAPYVIVNVVHPHRLSLALLPERSWATFLGRNHAIFVELFDEHGNLIQPNDDLSVNVNVPQSFTVDKATKNGTYHSGKASLLGVHKVKASLRSIKLMDGTELELNPTLKTSADLEIFESITVTPPIQVLAWDPITQPRHEIKYKAAGGVSSHHFSSSNTSFAAVSQAGLAKTVGQGWCNISANIPKYPHLRGDAALYVLPPFNMSILNHIVEIEEGSSINVPVAMMTRLPNGEEIAFNDCSDVSIGIELSDKKNFQIGPLVKDTPKIKGCRSIPVHASGISVTKLALTFSGDNMAVKDSTILASFRKLRLLEPVKEKTVLALGSSRLIVFEGGPLPWINKPSGHYRKIGVKNETVASVGQLQAVTDSRHIHKDVFQVEVFCRQSGDTEIVYRVGNIASASNMYPVQASIQIEVSCAHPGKIYLMPEIRFPDETRVPCTIDTTTQRVATQSYLDLKLITVVKDEKGRKLDNYSSVELEWTLSRTELGQLNKEGLLVDTEEANGYPTFGRSYRMLKPIGKTGPLDVTVRIVGYKPEVLRMLNLIAQPLLIQASSQTSLDEEEEVSETLTSTIDLILVEDVKIASVGESLYNHPKNKMLLYLTDGSGSFHLDYEPKHIAHVDYNAVNRSVLVSPLMNGELRITVTDQCLWTRQPATTTIQVVGISRIELQVSDKIEQGNSVPMNVQLFDTLGHPLGANVLHFVKLQPQLGSSIVRVKASEGLHHTLEGVALGETTVAFSSAAVHSSVVNVQVFAPLKLSPRNVTLVLGATMQVVSSGGPQPDAVVEYTLENEQTATCTSNGIVDAIQLGRTKLFARAVGIDRQTGKPRIYSQDQVDVHVVRLSGIRIVAPLTRLRQGTEMPVYLTGLDDFEIPFAFGTCNPPLVVEWLLTDHQSGQVSSPYQHSGLNPLSTGSYFASRFRALQPGHTTLKVKVSSRPSSGQLQHAELTDEISIQVYESLQLINPYPTTGDVIVMMPSTELNLRTNLDSAASIEYTVGGSNDIIHSDSKGNIRSGRSLGHSSLITTAVNNYGVAQSLSTLVEVRSVSYIMLTAAPLLNLAPTTHLSDIPRGFDLELRLSYRDALGRSFHGVRNQLTFRPSRFDLIRLSYDPDNATLIVHADKVGQTILHLSDELNPGLKDYLRFDVADVLQPQQADLVLGDVVCFSTYVLPLSGGRSKWSADVKMIDIDSETGVAIVVGTGTSEVTYSISEKQSTSTEVTTVPISSLRFEETSEKAITDARRAGQFFALSLRLAGSSLVGNNCSIEAVTRFTRSRTPLLTCSVSFDIESEINIEDIFISKAEFDPKTGFYQCVVKAVGNPTVASSTLDTDVVLKARFSNVVAQMKMPFYPAVFVQTPEVHVSDLQPASHLIVTGKSNVLKQLEFISSDSSALSIYGPQHPSPTSIKIPVRFNPGYLSENSRTSLSITIRSPLSGQQVEIPVKVKLFGDHVQCVPDATWVNVLTSVWQFVQERALSVLSLLGTCAAIYIGYRFFAGWSSYQVTSNPVAFLPPKGISEVPTYGSPFIKRGPQLWSVDNESPLHSSGIYSRSHHSSPSTSSPLLSRRQSPF